The following proteins are co-located in the Telopea speciosissima isolate NSW1024214 ecotype Mountain lineage chromosome 9, Tspe_v1, whole genome shotgun sequence genome:
- the LOC122639443 gene encoding E3 SUMO-protein ligase MMS21 has product MASASASRSDGGVGKMRNAAVLMVGDNQSLIVDIRKALAVIKGIAVDLEKDNQSERVRELEKVVLELLVKSEECAHLSSAIQSVADNYKGCPPGEELTDFKKLLDDEVKKIKATSSSLPQNHTLYRQFKEAVWNVHHAGQSMPGEEEEDIVMTSTQSNILNVTCPLSGKPVTELAEPVRSMDCKHIYEKKAVQHYMKSKGAHPQCPVAGCPKILQAGRVLCDPLLPVEIDELHLISKQNAQPAMVEDFTEL; this is encoded by the exons ATGGCTTCTGCCTCGGCTTCTCGTAGCGATGGCGGTGTTGGGAAGATGAGAAATGCAGCGGTATTGATGGTCGGAGACAATCAGTCTCTCATAGTG GACATTCGAAAAGCTTTGGCCGTCATTAAGGGAATCGCAGTCGACTTGGAGAAGGATAACCAGTCTGAAAGG GTGAGAGAGCTTGAAAAAGTTGTCCTGGAGCTGTTGGTAAAGTCGGAAGAATGCGCACATTTGTCGTCGGCAATTCAATCTGTTGCAGACAACTATAAAGGATGTCCGCCTGGGGAAGAG TTAACAGATTTTAagaagttgcttgatgatgaagTCAAGAAGATCAAGGCTACTTCATCTTCGCTCCCACAGAACCATACTTTGTATCGGCAGTTCAAGGAAGCCGTCTGG AATGTCCATCATGCTGGGCAATCAATGCCAGGTGAAGAAGAGGAGGACATTGTGATGACCAGTACTCAGAGCAACATTTTGAATGTCACATGCCCATTGAGTGGAAAGCCTGTTACAGAACTGGCGGAACCTGTACGCAG TATGGACTGTAAACATATTTATGAAAAGAAGGCAGTGCAGCACTACATGAAATCCAAGGGTGCACATCCTCAATGCCCTGTAGCAG GTTGCCCCAAGATACTACAGGCAGGGAGAGTATTATGTGACCCCTTATTGCCTGTTGAAATTGATGAACTGCATTTAATAAGCAAGCAAAATGCACAACCGGCCATGGTAGAAGATTTCACTGAGTTGTAA
- the LOC122638699 gene encoding MLO-like protein 12 codes for MNTENGSLEETPTWAISIVCLVLILLSLLIEGALHLLTEFLKRTKRKSLNRALQKIKTELIILGFVSLLLTITEVQISKICVTKALANSFLPCEVEVEVEEQEYSSVVPQQEAELTSKPLAATQSIEESSCAAKGMVSLMSREGVRQLQIFIFTLAVFHVLYGVLIMSLGIAKMRKWKTWEEETKTLDYQIANDPKRFRFTRQTSFGRRHLKCWSQYPLLLWPVCFFRQFSGSIAKADYFTLRNGFIMAHFAEGSDFNFQKFLSRAFDDDFEHVVGISLWIWIFSVLFIFFHAHGFYDYFWLPFIPLMMVLVVGTKLEVIITKMCLESQNKSPVVQGTLLVKPNNDLFWFGRPQWLLHLIHFILFQNSFQLAFFTWAWYEYGLRSCFHREIESIAIQITMGLIVQFLCGYMILPLYALVTQMGSGMKEAIFTARIAKGLKQWHNLARQNLSKSRSISPRHSSETRLTETIETSVSDLQELDIAERVAKGLRQWHNLARWNLSRKKSTSTRHPLDTWTTDAKYSFRDLKELDNREDGQFPSCPVMNTCSSLETTEEKEKQHHIDHAVEISSAPEIIEEATQEKLIRRGNYGEISFAASWKDLMSTKGHTEITSVHDGASPIAVMSCPNPEITKRECSTTILP; via the exons ATGAACACAGAAAATGGTTCCCTGGAGGAGACACCTACATGGGCTATTTCAATCGTCTGTTTGGTCCTCATCCTTCTCTCTTTGCTCATTGAGGGTGCACTCCACCTTCTAACCGag TTTCTCAAGAGAACAAAGAGGAAGTCTCTAAATCGGGCACTCCAAAAGATCAAAACAG AATTAATAATATTGGGTTTCGTATCATTGCTTCTGACGATTACGGAAGTGCAAATATCCAAGATATGCGTGACAAAGGCTTTGGCGAACTCTTTTCTTCCATGTGaagtagaagtagaagtagaagaacaAGAATACTCCTCTGTTGTCCCTCAACAAGAAGCAGAACTAACCTCCAAACCACTAGCTGCTACTCAAAGTATAGAGGAATCCTCTTGTGCAGCAAAG GGGATGGTGTCACTGATGTCAAGGGAAGGTGTACGGCAATTACAAATCTTCATCTTTACGCTGGCGGTGTTCCATGTCCTATATGGTGTTCTAATCATGTCTCTTGGGATAGCTAAG ATGAGAAAGTGGAAAACATGGGAAGAAGAAACGAAAACCCTAGACTATCAAATCGCTAACG ACCCAAAGAGATTCAGGTTCACCCGTCAGACATCATTTGGAAGGCGCCATCTAAAATGCTGGAGCCAATACCCTCTTCTGCTTTGGCCT GTCTGTTTCTTTCGACAATTCAGTGGTTCCATTGCCAAAGCTGATTACTTCACTCTTCGCAATGGGTTCATAATG GCCCACTTTGCTGAAGGCAGTGACTTCAACTTCCAAAAGTTCCTCAGCAGAGCCTTTGATGATGATTTTGAGCATGTGGTGGGAATCAG CCTTTGGATCTGGATCTTCTCTGTActattcattttctttcatgCACATG GTTTCTATGACTATTTCTGGCTACCTTTTATTCCTTTAATG ATGGTTCTGGTTGTGGGGACAAAGTTGGAAGTAATTATAACAAAAATGTGTTTGGAGAGTCAGAACAAGTCCCCAGTGGTACAAGGAACTTTGCTTGTGAAGCCCAACAATGATCTCTTCTGGTTTGGCCGACCGCAGTGGCTTCTCCATCTCATCCATTTCATCCTATTCCAG AACTCATTTCAGTTGGCATTCTTCACCTGGGCTTGG TATGAATATGGTTTGAGATCTTGCTTCCATCGGGAGATAGAGAGCATCGCCATCCAAATTACCATGGGTTTGATCGTCCAGTTCCTCTGTGGGTATATGATACTCCCTCTTTACGCACTTGTAACACAG ATGGGCTCGGGAATGAAGGAAGCAATATTCACAGCACGTATTGCAAAGGGTCTAAAACAATGGCACAACCTTGCACGGCAGAATCTGTCTAAAAGCAGATCCATTTCACCCAGACATTCATCAGAAACCCGGCTAACTGAAACCATTGAAACTTCAGTTTCTGATTTACAAGAATTAGATATTGCCGAGCGTGTTGCCAAGGGCCTCAGGCAGTGGCACAATCTGGCAAGGTGGAATCTATCAAGAAAAAAATCCACTTCAACTAGACATCCATTAGATACCTGGACTACTGATGCCAAATATTCTTTTCGTGATTTGAAAGAATTAGATAATCGAGAGGATGGACAGTTTCCATCTTGTCCAGTCATGAACACCTGTTCTAGCTTAGAAACCactgaagagaaagagaaacaacacCACATAGATCACGCGGTTGAAATCTCTTCTGCCCCTGAAATCATTGAAGAGGCTACACAGGAGAAACTCATCAGACGAGGGAATTATGGAGAGATCTCTTTCGCAGCCTCTTGGAAAGACCTGATGAGCACGAAAGGACACACAGAAATCACTTCAGTGCACGATGGAGCTTCCCCAATTGCAGTCATGAGCTGTCCTAACCCAGAAATCACTAAGAGGGAGTGCAGCACCACCATATTGCCATAg